One Streptomyces sp. NBC_01237 genomic region harbors:
- the gyrB gene encoding DNA topoisomerase (ATP-hydrolyzing) subunit B translates to MLCQKGRFVADSGNPNENNPSTTGEHGEVTASYDASAITVLEGLDAVRKRPGMYIGSTGERGLHHLVQEVVDNSVDEAMAGHADTIDVTILADGGVRVIDNGRGIPVGIVPSEGKPAVEVVLTVLHAGGKFGGGGYAVSGGLHGVGVSVVNALSTRVSVEVKTDGYRWTQDYKLGVPTAPLAKHEATDESGTTVSFWADGDIFETTEYSFETLSRRFQEMAFLNKGLTLKLTDERESAKATAGADSADAVEPAEEETARSVTYHYENGIVDFVKYLNSRKGDVIHQSVIDIEAEDKERLLSAEIAMQWNTQYTEGVYSFANAIHTHEGGTHEEGFRAALTSLVNRYARDKKLLREKDDNLTGEDVREGLTAIISVKLGEPQFEGQTKTKLGNTEAKTFVQKVVHEQLTDWFDRNPNEAADIIRKGIAASTARVAARKARDLTRRKGLLESASLPGKLSDCQSNDPTKCEIFIVEGDSAGGSAKSGRNPMYQAILPIRGKILNVEKARIDKILQNTEVQALISAFGTGVHEDFDIEKLRYHKIILMADADVDGQHINTLLLTFLFRFMRPLVEAGHVYLSRPPLYKIKWGRDDFEYAYSDRERDALVALGKQNGKRIKEDSIQRFKGLGEMNAEELRITTMDVDHRVLGQVTLDDAAQADDLFSVLMGEDVEARRSFIQRNAKDVRFLDI, encoded by the coding sequence GTGCTGTGCCAGAAAGGGCGCTTCGTGGCCGATTCCGGCAACCCCAACGAGAACAACCCGTCCACAACCGGTGAGCACGGCGAGGTCACCGCCTCGTACGACGCCAGTGCCATCACCGTGCTTGAGGGCTTGGACGCGGTCCGCAAGCGACCTGGCATGTACATCGGCTCGACCGGTGAGCGCGGTCTCCACCACCTCGTGCAAGAGGTTGTCGACAACTCGGTCGACGAGGCGATGGCGGGCCACGCGGACACCATCGACGTCACGATCCTCGCCGACGGCGGGGTGCGCGTGATCGACAACGGCCGTGGCATTCCGGTCGGCATCGTGCCGTCCGAGGGCAAGCCCGCCGTCGAGGTCGTGCTGACCGTGCTGCACGCGGGCGGCAAGTTCGGCGGCGGCGGCTACGCCGTCTCCGGCGGTCTGCACGGCGTCGGCGTCTCCGTCGTCAACGCCCTGTCCACGCGGGTCTCCGTCGAGGTCAAGACGGACGGCTACCGCTGGACCCAGGACTACAAGCTCGGTGTCCCGACCGCGCCGCTGGCCAAGCACGAGGCCACCGACGAGTCCGGTACGACGGTCAGCTTCTGGGCCGACGGGGACATCTTCGAGACCACCGAGTACAGCTTCGAGACCCTTTCGCGCCGCTTCCAGGAGATGGCGTTCCTCAACAAGGGCCTCACCCTCAAGCTCACCGACGAGCGGGAGTCGGCGAAGGCGACGGCGGGCGCGGACAGCGCGGACGCGGTCGAGCCCGCCGAGGAGGAGACCGCCCGCTCGGTCACGTACCACTACGAAAACGGCATCGTCGATTTCGTGAAGTACCTCAACTCCCGCAAGGGCGACGTCATTCACCAGTCGGTGATCGACATCGAGGCCGAGGACAAGGAGCGCCTCCTCTCGGCCGAGATCGCCATGCAGTGGAACACGCAGTACACCGAGGGGGTCTACTCCTTCGCCAACGCGATCCACACGCATGAGGGCGGTACGCACGAGGAGGGCTTCCGTGCGGCGCTGACCTCGCTGGTCAACCGGTACGCGCGCGACAAGAAGCTGCTCCGCGAGAAGGACGACAACCTCACCGGTGAGGACGTCCGCGAGGGCCTGACGGCGATCATCTCGGTGAAGCTGGGCGAGCCGCAGTTCGAGGGTCAGACGAAGACCAAGCTGGGCAACACGGAGGCCAAGACCTTCGTGCAGAAGGTCGTCCACGAGCAGCTGACGGACTGGTTCGACCGGAACCCCAACGAGGCCGCCGACATCATCCGCAAGGGCATCGCGGCGTCGACCGCCCGGGTGGCGGCCCGCAAGGCCCGCGACCTGACCCGGCGCAAGGGCCTCCTGGAGAGCGCCTCGCTGCCCGGCAAGCTGAGCGACTGCCAGTCGAACGACCCCACCAAGTGCGAGATCTTCATCGTCGAGGGTGACTCCGCCGGTGGTTCGGCGAAGTCCGGCCGTAACCCGATGTACCAGGCGATCCTGCCCATCCGCGGCAAGATCCTGAACGTCGAGAAGGCCCGGATCGACAAGATCCTCCAGAACACCGAGGTCCAGGCGCTGATCTCGGCCTTCGGTACCGGGGTCCACGAGGACTTCGACATCGAGAAGCTCCGCTATCACAAGATCATCCTGATGGCGGACGCCGACGTCGACGGCCAGCACATCAACACCCTGCTGCTGACGTTCCTCTTCCGCTTCATGCGCCCGCTGGTCGAGGCGGGGCACGTCTACCTCTCGCGCCCGCCGCTCTACAAGATCAAGTGGGGCCGGGACGACTTCGAGTACGCGTACTCGGACCGTGAGCGGGACGCGCTCGTGGCGCTCGGCAAGCAGAACGGCAAGCGGATCAAGGAAGACTCGATCCAGCGCTTCAAGGGTCTCGGCGAGATGAACGCCGAGGAGCTGCGCATCACGACGATGGACGTCGACCACCGGGTGCTCGGCCAGGTCACCCTGGACGACGCGGCGCAGGCCGACGACCTCTTCTCGGTGCTGATGGGTGAGGACGTCGAGGCACGGCGCTCGTTCATCCAGCGCAATGCCAAGGACGTCCGCTTCCTCGACATCTGA
- the dnaN gene encoding DNA polymerase III subunit beta, whose product MKIRVERDVLAEAVAWVARSLPARPPAPVLAGLLLKAEDGALSFSSFDYEVSAKVSVDAEIDEDGTVLVSGRLLADICRALPNRPVEISTDGVRATVVCGSSRFTLHTLPVEEYPALPQMPTATGTVPGEVFASAAAQVAIAAGRDDTLPVLTGVRIEIEGDTVTLASTDRYRFAVREFNWKPENADASAVALVPAKTLLDTAKALTSGDTVTLALSGSGAGEGLIGFEGAGRRTTTRLLEGDLPKYRTLFPTEFNSVAVIETAPFVEAVKRVALVAERNTPVRLSFEQGVLILEAGSSDDAQAVERVDAVLEGDDISIAFNPAFLLDGLSAIDSPVAQLSFTTSTKPALLSGRPAVDAEADDAYKYLIMPVRLSG is encoded by the coding sequence GTGAAGATCCGGGTGGAGCGCGATGTACTCGCGGAGGCGGTGGCCTGGGTGGCCCGCAGCCTCCCGGCCCGGCCGCCGGCGCCCGTTCTCGCGGGCCTTCTGCTGAAGGCTGAGGACGGAGCCCTCAGCTTCTCGAGCTTCGACTACGAGGTCTCGGCCAAGGTCTCGGTGGACGCGGAGATCGACGAGGACGGCACGGTGCTCGTCTCCGGCCGCCTGCTCGCCGACATCTGCCGCGCCCTGCCCAACCGGCCGGTGGAGATCTCCACCGACGGTGTACGGGCCACCGTGGTCTGCGGCTCCTCGCGCTTCACCCTCCACACCCTTCCTGTGGAGGAGTACCCGGCTCTGCCGCAGATGCCGACCGCCACGGGCACCGTCCCCGGTGAGGTCTTCGCCTCGGCCGCCGCGCAGGTGGCCATCGCCGCCGGCCGCGACGACACGCTGCCCGTCCTGACCGGTGTGCGGATCGAGATCGAGGGCGACACCGTCACCCTCGCCTCGACCGACCGCTACCGCTTCGCGGTCCGCGAGTTCAACTGGAAGCCGGAGAACGCGGACGCCTCGGCCGTCGCCCTGGTGCCGGCCAAGACGCTCCTGGACACGGCCAAGGCGCTGACCAGCGGCGACACGGTCACGCTGGCGCTGTCCGGCTCGGGTGCGGGAGAGGGTCTGATCGGTTTCGAGGGCGCGGGCCGCCGTACGACGACCCGACTGCTCGAAGGCGACCTGCCGAAGTACCGGACGCTCTTCCCCACCGAGTTCAACTCGGTCGCGGTGATCGAGACCGCTCCGTTCGTCGAGGCGGTCAAGCGTGTGGCTCTGGTCGCCGAGCGGAACACTCCGGTGCGGCTCAGCTTCGAGCAGGGTGTGCTCATCCTGGAGGCAGGGTCGAGCGACGACGCACAGGCTGTGGAGCGCGTCGACGCGGTGCTGGAGGGCGACGACATCTCGATCGCCTTCAACCCGGCGTTCCTGCTGGACGGTCTGAGCGCGATCGACTCCCCGGTCGCCCAGCTCTCGTTCACGACCTCCACCAAGCCCGCCCTGCTCAGCGGCCGCCCGGCGGTCGACGCGGAAGCGGACGACGCGTACAAGTACCTGATCATGCCGGTCCGCCTCTCCGGCTGA
- the recF gene encoding DNA replication/repair protein RecF (All proteins in this family for which functions are known are DNA-binding proteins that assist the filamentation of RecA onto DNA for the initiation of recombination or recombinational repair.) codes for MHVTHLSLADFRSYARVEVPLDPGVTAFVGANGQGKTNLVEAVGYLATLGSHRVSSDAPLVRMGAERAVIRAAVTQGERSQLIELELNPGRANRARINRSSQVRPRDVLGIVRTVLFAPEDLALVKGDPGERRRFLDELITARSPRMAGVRSDYERVLKQRNTLLKSAAMARRHGGRSMDMSTLDVWDQHLGRVGAELLAQRLDLIATLRPLADKAYGDVAPGGGPVALEYRSSAGPEVGADMAAGRTREELYEQLIAALAEVRKQEIERGVTLVGPHRDDLVLGLRGMPAKGYASHGESWSYALALRLASYELLRSEGNEPVLVLDDVFAELDARRRERLAELVAPGEQVLVTAAVGDDVPGVLAGTRYAVSAGEVERV; via the coding sequence ATGCATGTCACCCATCTCTCGCTGGCCGACTTCCGCTCGTACGCCCGGGTCGAGGTCCCTCTCGACCCGGGCGTCACCGCGTTCGTGGGGGCCAACGGCCAGGGCAAGACCAATCTGGTCGAGGCGGTCGGCTATCTCGCGACGCTCGGCAGCCACCGGGTCTCGTCCGACGCGCCGCTGGTGCGGATGGGCGCGGAGCGGGCCGTCATCAGGGCAGCGGTCACCCAGGGCGAGCGCTCGCAGCTCATCGAACTGGAGCTCAACCCCGGGCGGGCCAACCGTGCCCGGATCAATCGGTCCTCGCAGGTCAGGCCCCGTGATGTGCTGGGCATCGTACGGACGGTGCTGTTCGCTCCGGAGGACCTGGCCCTGGTGAAGGGCGATCCCGGTGAGCGCCGGCGGTTCCTCGACGAGTTGATCACGGCACGCTCGCCGCGGATGGCGGGCGTCCGGTCCGACTACGAGCGGGTGCTCAAGCAGCGCAACACGCTGCTGAAGTCCGCGGCGATGGCACGCAGGCACGGCGGCCGGTCGATGGACATGTCCACGCTCGACGTCTGGGACCAGCATCTGGGCCGAGTGGGCGCCGAGCTGCTGGCACAGCGGCTGGATCTGATCGCGACGCTGCGGCCCCTGGCGGACAAGGCGTACGGGGACGTGGCGCCGGGCGGCGGGCCGGTGGCGTTGGAGTACCGCAGTTCGGCGGGGCCCGAGGTGGGTGCCGACATGGCCGCCGGACGGACGCGCGAGGAGCTGTACGAGCAGCTGATCGCGGCGCTCGCGGAGGTCCGCAAGCAGGAGATCGAGCGCGGCGTGACGCTCGTCGGTCCGCACCGCGACGATCTGGTGCTGGGACTGCGGGGGATGCCCGCGAAGGGGTACGCGAGCCACGGCGAGTCCTGGTCGTACGCGCTGGCGCTGCGGCTGGCCTCGTACGAGCTGCTGCGCTCCGAGGGCAATGAGCCCGTGCTCGTCCTGGACGATGTCTTCGCCGAGCTGGACGCCCGCCGTCGTGAGCGGCTGGCGGAGCTGGTGGCTCCGGGCGAGCAGGTGCTGGTGACGGCCGCGGTGGGCGACGATGTGCCGGGTGTGCTGGCCGGGACGCGCTATGCGGTGTCCGCGGGCGAGGTGGAGCGGGTATGA
- the gyrA gene encoding DNA gyrase subunit A, producing the protein MADENTPVTPEEEPAAGVGMRVEPVGLETEMQRSYLDYAMSVIVSRALPDVRDGLKPVHRRVLYAMYDGGYRPEKGFYKCARVVGDVMGTYHPHGDSSIYDALVRLAQHWSMRMPLVDSNGNFGSPGNDPAAAMRYTECKMMPLSMEMVRDIDEETVDFQDNYDGRNQEPTVLPARFPNLLVNGSAGIAVGMATNIPPHNLREVAAGAQWYLEHPEASHEELLDALIERIKGPDFPTGALVVGRKGIEEAYRTGRGSITMRAVVAVEEIQNRQCLVVTELPYQTNPDNLAQKIADLVKDGKVGGIADVRDETSSRTGQRLVVVLKRDAVAKVVLNNLYKHTDLQTNFGANMLALVDGVPRTLSIDAFIRHWVTHQIEVIVRRTRFRLRKAEERAHILRGLLKALNAIEEVIALIRRSNTVEIAREGLMGLLEIDEIQANAILEMQLRRLAALEHQKITAEHDELQAKINEYNAILVSPERQRQIVSEELAAIVDKFGDDRRSALVPFDGDMSMEDLIAEEDIVVTITHGGYIKRTKTEDYRSQKRGGKGVRGTKLKQDDIVDHFFVSTTHHWLLFFTNKGRVYRAKAYELPDAGRDARGQHVANLLAFQPDEKIAQILAIRDYEAAPYLILATKGGLVKKTALKDYDSPRSGGVIAINLRETADGSDDELIGAELVSAEDDLLLISKKAQSIRFTATDDALRPMGRATSGVKGMSFREGDELLSMNVVRPGTFVFTATDGGYAKRTPVDEYRVQGRGGLGIKAAKIVEDRGSLVGALVVEETDEILAITLGGGVIRTRVNEVRETGRDTMGVQLINLGKRDAVVGIARNAEAGREAEEVDGTDEAEGDTAEVHAERVVEGTVEGTEPSTGEHEE; encoded by the coding sequence ATGGCCGACGAGAACACCCCTGTCACGCCCGAAGAGGAGCCCGCCGCCGGTGTGGGCATGCGTGTCGAGCCCGTGGGGCTCGAAACGGAGATGCAGCGCTCCTACCTCGACTACGCGATGTCCGTCATCGTCTCGCGTGCGCTCCCCGACGTACGGGACGGTCTCAAGCCCGTCCACCGCCGGGTGCTGTACGCGATGTACGACGGCGGCTACCGGCCCGAGAAGGGCTTCTACAAGTGCGCCCGTGTCGTCGGTGACGTCATGGGTACGTACCACCCGCACGGCGACTCCTCGATCTACGACGCGCTCGTGCGCCTCGCGCAGCACTGGTCGATGCGCATGCCGCTGGTGGACTCCAACGGCAACTTCGGTTCTCCGGGCAACGACCCGGCTGCCGCCATGCGGTACACCGAGTGCAAGATGATGCCGCTGTCCATGGAGATGGTCCGGGACATCGACGAGGAGACCGTCGACTTCCAGGACAACTACGACGGCCGCAACCAGGAGCCGACGGTCCTGCCGGCGCGCTTCCCGAACCTGCTGGTCAACGGTTCCGCGGGCATCGCGGTCGGCATGGCCACCAACATCCCGCCGCACAACCTGCGCGAGGTCGCCGCCGGTGCGCAGTGGTACCTGGAGCACCCGGAGGCCTCGCACGAGGAGCTCCTGGACGCGCTGATCGAGCGGATCAAGGGCCCGGACTTCCCGACGGGCGCGCTCGTCGTGGGCCGCAAGGGCATCGAGGAGGCGTACCGCACCGGCCGTGGCTCGATCACGATGCGCGCGGTCGTCGCGGTCGAGGAGATCCAGAACCGGCAGTGCCTGGTCGTCACGGAGCTTCCGTACCAGACCAACCCCGACAACCTCGCGCAGAAGATCGCCGACCTGGTGAAGGACGGCAAGGTCGGCGGGATCGCGGACGTCCGGGACGAGACCTCGTCGCGTACCGGTCAGCGCCTGGTCGTCGTGCTCAAGCGGGACGCGGTCGCCAAGGTCGTACTGAACAACCTGTACAAGCACACCGACCTCCAGACGAACTTCGGCGCCAACATGCTGGCGCTCGTCGACGGGGTGCCGCGCACGCTGTCGATCGACGCGTTCATCCGGCACTGGGTGACCCACCAGATCGAGGTCATCGTCCGGCGCACGCGGTTCCGTCTGCGCAAGGCGGAGGAGCGGGCGCACATCCTGCGCGGGCTGCTCAAGGCGCTGAACGCGATCGAGGAGGTCATCGCCCTCATCCGGCGCAGCAACACCGTGGAGATCGCGCGTGAGGGCCTGATGGGCCTGCTGGAGATCGACGAGATCCAGGCGAACGCGATCCTGGAGATGCAGCTGCGCCGGCTGGCGGCGCTGGAGCACCAGAAGATCACGGCGGAGCACGACGAGCTCCAGGCGAAGATCAACGAGTACAACGCGATCCTCGTCTCGCCCGAGCGGCAGCGGCAGATCGTCAGCGAGGAGCTCGCGGCGATCGTCGACAAGTTCGGCGACGACCGGCGCTCCGCGCTGGTGCCCTTCGACGGCGACATGTCCATGGAGGACCTGATCGCCGAGGAGGACATCGTCGTCACCATCACGCACGGTGGCTACATCAAGCGGACCAAGACCGAGGACTACCGCTCGCAGAAGCGCGGCGGCAAGGGTGTCCGCGGCACGAAGCTGAAGCAGGACGACATCGTCGACCACTTCTTCGTGTCGACGACGCACCACTGGCTGCTCTTCTTCACCAACAAGGGCCGTGTCTACCGGGCGAAGGCGTACGAGCTGCCGGACGCCGGCCGCGACGCGCGCGGCCAGCACGTCGCCAACCTGCTGGCCTTCCAGCCGGACGAGAAGATCGCCCAGATCCTGGCGATCCGCGACTACGAGGCCGCGCCGTATCTGATCCTGGCCACGAAGGGCGGTCTGGTGAAGAAGACCGCGCTGAAGGACTACGACTCCCCGCGCTCCGGCGGTGTCATCGCGATCAACCTGCGGGAGACCGCGGACGGCAGCGACGACGAGCTGATCGGCGCGGAGCTGGTGTCGGCCGAGGACGATCTGCTGCTCATCAGCAAGAAGGCCCAATCGATCAGGTTCACCGCTACGGACGATGCGCTGCGCCCGATGGGCCGTGCGACTTCGGGTGTCAAGGGGATGAGTTTCCGCGAGGGCGACGAACTGCTCTCGATGAATGTCGTCCGGCCCGGTACTTTCGTGTTCACTGCTACCGACGGCGGATACGCGAAGCGGACCCCTGTCGACGAGTACCGGGTTCAGGGTCGTGGCGGCCTGGGCATCAAGGCCGCCAAGATCGTGGAGGACCGGGGCTCGCTCGTCGGTGCGCTGGTGGTGGAGGAGACGGACGAGATTCTCGCCATCACCCTCGGCGGTGGTGTGATTCGTACGCGAGTCAATGAAGTCAGGGAGACGGGCCGTGACACCATGGGCGTCCAACTGATCAATCTGGGCAAGCGTGATGCCGTCGTCGGCATCGCGCGCAACGCCGAGGCCGGTCGCGAGGCTGAAGAGGTCGATGGGACCGATGAAGCCGAAGGCGACACGGCCGAAGTCCACGCCGAGCGCGTGGTCGAGGGCACTGTCGAAGGCACGGAGCCTTCGACCGGGGAGCACGAGGAGTAG
- the gnd gene encoding phosphogluconate dehydrogenase (NAD(+)-dependent, decarboxylating), which translates to MELGLVGLGKMGGNMRERIRRAGHTVIGYDRNPDVSDVQSLEELVGKLKGPRVVWVMVPAGAATQSTVDELSALLSPGDIVVDGGNSRWTDDEKHAVELGIKGIGFVDCGVSGGVWGLENGYALMYGGDAENVAKVQPIFDALKPEGEFGSVHAGKVGAGHFAKMVHNGIEYAMMQAYAEGWELLEKVDSVTDVREVFRSWQEGTVIRSWLLDLAVNALDDDEHLDKLRGFAADSGEGRWTVEAAIDNAVPLPAITASLFARFASRQDDSPQMKMIAALRNQFGGHAVENKK; encoded by the coding sequence ATGGAGCTCGGTCTCGTCGGCCTCGGCAAGATGGGCGGCAACATGCGCGAGCGCATCCGCCGCGCAGGCCACACCGTCATCGGTTACGACCGCAACCCGGACGTCTCCGATGTCCAGAGCCTCGAAGAGCTCGTGGGCAAGCTGAAGGGCCCGCGGGTCGTGTGGGTGATGGTTCCGGCCGGTGCCGCGACCCAGTCCACGGTCGACGAGCTGTCGGCGCTGCTGTCCCCCGGCGACATCGTCGTGGACGGCGGGAACTCCCGCTGGACCGACGACGAGAAGCACGCGGTCGAGCTGGGCATCAAGGGCATCGGCTTCGTCGACTGCGGCGTCTCCGGCGGTGTCTGGGGCCTGGAGAACGGCTACGCGCTGATGTACGGCGGCGACGCGGAGAACGTCGCGAAGGTGCAGCCGATCTTCGACGCCCTCAAGCCCGAGGGTGAGTTCGGCTCCGTCCACGCGGGCAAGGTCGGCGCCGGCCACTTCGCGAAGATGGTCCACAACGGCATCGAGTACGCCATGATGCAGGCCTACGCCGAGGGCTGGGAGCTGCTGGAGAAGGTCGACTCCGTCACCGACGTGCGCGAGGTCTTCCGCTCCTGGCAGGAGGGCACGGTCATCCGTTCCTGGCTGCTCGACCTGGCGGTCAACGCGCTGGACGACGACGAGCACCTCGACAAGCTCCGGGGCTTCGCCGCCGACTCCGGCGAGGGCCGCTGGACCGTGGAGGCCGCCATCGACAACGCGGTGCCGCTCCCCGCGATCACGGCGTCCCTCTTCGCGCGGTTCGCCTCGCGTCAGGACGACTCCCCGCAGATGAAGATGATCGCCGCGCTGCGCAACCAGTTCGGCGGGCACGCGGTCGAGAACAAGAAGTAG
- a CDS encoding DUF721 domain-containing protein, translated as MTARGARGEGPAGSPDGGAPGPSSQDPGGAAKPPDVSGVDLARVALRAAKEQARARGAAAQQKKQARRGGGLRSGARSDGRDPLPLGSAINRLITERGWETPAAVGGVMGRWPQIVGEDLANHCVPLRYDEDPDARVLTVQCDSTAWATQLRLLAPRLVARLNEDLGRGTVRMIKVLGPGGPQRRFGPLRAPGSTGPGDTYG; from the coding sequence ATGACCGCCCGGGGCGCCCGCGGCGAAGGGCCGGCCGGTTCGCCGGACGGCGGTGCGCCGGGGCCGTCGTCCCAGGACCCGGGCGGTGCGGCGAAGCCGCCGGATGTGTCCGGGGTCGATCTGGCGCGGGTGGCGTTGCGCGCGGCCAAGGAGCAGGCCCGTGCGCGGGGCGCCGCCGCGCAGCAGAAGAAGCAGGCCCGGCGGGGTGGCGGGCTGCGTTCGGGAGCGCGGTCGGACGGCCGTGATCCGCTGCCGTTGGGGTCGGCGATCAACCGGCTGATCACCGAGCGGGGCTGGGAGACACCGGCCGCGGTGGGCGGGGTGATGGGGCGCTGGCCGCAGATCGTCGGTGAAGATCTGGCCAATCATTGTGTGCCGCTGCGTTACGACGAGGATCCGGACGCACGGGTGCTGACCGTGCAGTGCGACTCGACGGCCTGGGCGACACAGTTGCGGCTGCTGGCTCCGCGCCTGGTGGCCCGGCTGAACGAGGACCTGGGCCGGGGCACGGTGCGGATGATCAAAGTGCTGGGGCCGGGAGGCCCGCAGCGCCGGTTCGGCCCGCTGCGGGCGCCGGGCAGCACGGGCCCCGGGGATACGTACGGCTGA